Proteins co-encoded in one Leptospira yasudae genomic window:
- a CDS encoding efflux RND transporter periplasmic adaptor subunit yields MKSFYTKAIVWIVLSVVLTACASKKEVYYCPMHPTYTSDRPGTCPICNMDLVKKGHDDHENHSGSSTPNGDLTSDKNPMTANDDSAANGESMDSSSAQNQNATNEDHSSHMGSTDKNISSGANPSSSPQELKLSLEKQQSIGIKTESVQRRDLTKSIQAYSTVAYDPDLYTALTEYKELLRSRELLPDSSFGDQNPQIRLRQLGLSPEQIRLWTSGKRDPSELILGGKAGRAHIYSQIYESDLSAVHVGLKITFQTKVFPNKTFPGKIASIDTILDKNNRTLRLRSEVNDREQILKPQMFGDLEIVLPLKKILSIPSSAILDAGIHKMVYVQTGPDRFMGVLVKTGISAGPWVEIKEGLEEGQRVVVESAFLIDSEARIRFGSSSHKH; encoded by the coding sequence ATGAAATCATTTTACACCAAAGCGATCGTTTGGATCGTTCTTTCGGTCGTTTTAACGGCCTGTGCTTCCAAAAAGGAAGTCTATTATTGTCCGATGCATCCGACTTACACGTCGGATCGTCCCGGAACATGCCCGATTTGTAATATGGATTTGGTTAAAAAAGGGCACGATGATCACGAAAACCATTCCGGCAGTTCTACCCCGAACGGCGATTTAACGTCGGACAAAAATCCGATGACGGCTAACGATGATTCCGCAGCGAACGGGGAATCTATGGATTCTTCGTCTGCTCAAAATCAAAACGCAACGAACGAAGACCACTCTTCTCACATGGGTTCTACGGATAAGAATATCTCGTCGGGAGCGAACCCAAGTTCGAGTCCGCAAGAACTAAAACTTTCCTTGGAAAAACAACAATCGATCGGAATCAAAACAGAATCGGTACAGAGAAGGGATTTAACGAAATCGATTCAAGCGTATTCCACCGTCGCGTACGATCCCGATTTATATACGGCCTTGACCGAATATAAAGAACTGCTTCGTTCCCGTGAGTTGCTACCCGATTCTTCCTTTGGCGACCAAAACCCGCAGATCCGTTTGAGACAACTCGGTTTATCCCCCGAGCAAATTCGGCTTTGGACCTCGGGAAAACGCGATCCTTCCGAATTGATTCTGGGCGGAAAAGCGGGAAGGGCGCATATCTATTCTCAGATCTACGAATCCGATTTATCGGCGGTCCATGTCGGTTTAAAAATTACCTTCCAAACGAAGGTTTTTCCGAACAAAACCTTTCCGGGAAAAATTGCAAGCATCGATACGATTCTCGATAAGAACAATCGAACCCTTCGTTTACGAAGCGAAGTGAACGACCGCGAACAAATTCTGAAACCGCAGATGTTCGGAGATCTGGAAATCGTTCTTCCTCTCAAAAAGATTCTGAGCATTCCTTCCTCCGCGATTTTGGATGCGGGAATCCACAAGATGGTTTATGTCCAAACCGGTCCGGATCGATTCATGGGAGTTCTCGTCAAGACAGGAATCAGCGCGGGGCCTTGGGTGGAGATCAAAGAAGGCTTAGAGGAAGGACAGAGGGTGGTCGTGGAATCCGCCTTTTTGATCGATTCCGAAGCAAGGATCCGTTTCGGGTCCTCCTCCCACAAACACTGA
- a CDS encoding DUF1564 domain-containing protein: MGVLLLNSNRELRSKLQERRSEVVTLLIPKPTWMCYPERKRRSLTKRIPILLERYGKYLTTVNRLGKNARKTLYQPSSGKDTMLRMNVRVSTGSWAFLGALAQIHGVSRCYLFNYLLWLDEAGVGDSIVNMMNEGGPTFHRSYSYILHLDLLQNTIARRLETEPIDLFYMLDYRDWFDFG; this comes from the coding sequence ATGGGTGTATTGCTTTTAAATTCGAACCGTGAACTTCGGTCCAAACTTCAAGAGAGAAGATCGGAGGTCGTTACCCTTCTGATTCCGAAACCGACTTGGATGTGTTATCCCGAAAGGAAACGAAGAAGCCTTACGAAGAGGATCCCGATCCTTTTGGAACGATACGGCAAGTATCTAACTACCGTGAACCGTTTGGGGAAGAATGCAAGAAAGACTTTGTATCAGCCCTCGTCTGGGAAAGATACTATGTTACGAATGAATGTTCGGGTGAGCACGGGAAGCTGGGCTTTTCTCGGTGCATTGGCGCAGATACACGGAGTTTCGCGTTGTTATCTTTTTAATTATTTGTTATGGCTAGATGAGGCTGGAGTCGGGGATTCTATCGTGAACATGATGAATGAAGGAGGTCCCACATTCCATCGGTCTTACAGCTATATCCTCCACCTCGATCTACTTCAAAATACGATTGCGCGTCGATTGGAAACGGAACCGATCGATTTATTTTACATGCTAGACTACCGCGATTGGTTCGATTTTGGATAG
- a CDS encoding peptide MFS transporter — MDVESKGINRHPKGLWVLFSTETWERFSFYGMRALLVLFLTKVFHFSDPNANRIYGIYTGLVYLTPLIGGYLADRYLGFKKSIFLGTTLMMFGHLSLAFETKPFFFLGLALLIIGVGFFKPTISTVVGRIYEAENKNHMKDSGFTIFYMGINLGGFLGPLFCGYFSESFGWGYGFGVAAFGVFFGILIFLFGRKRFDEKVFEAGKKNHLNESHRRAPLTVEEKQRIAVILIFTAFAIIFWAVFEQIGSSMNLFIDRHVDRNWFGYDIPTPFFQSLNPLLILVLAPIIASFWTALGKRNWKPDTSTRFAYGFFILGLGFLILTLVTLDFRLGHKISAIWLFLMVVCITAGELFTSPGGLSLVTKLAPNHLGGFMMGVWFLSSFFGNILAGELAGLMRTDSFPKFFGMFACLAFSGGIVLFLARKKFQVWMHGGDR, encoded by the coding sequence ATGGACGTCGAGAGCAAAGGGATAAACCGACATCCGAAAGGTCTCTGGGTTTTGTTTTCCACGGAAACTTGGGAACGATTCAGCTTTTACGGAATGCGCGCCTTACTCGTGTTGTTTCTCACGAAAGTATTCCATTTTTCCGATCCGAACGCGAATCGAATCTACGGAATTTATACGGGACTCGTGTATCTTACGCCGTTGATCGGCGGTTATCTTGCGGATCGTTATCTCGGTTTTAAAAAATCCATCTTTCTCGGAACCACGTTGATGATGTTCGGACATCTCAGTCTTGCGTTCGAAACGAAACCGTTTTTCTTTTTGGGATTGGCGCTTCTGATCATCGGAGTCGGTTTTTTTAAACCGACTATTTCTACGGTGGTGGGTAGAATCTACGAAGCCGAAAACAAGAATCACATGAAGGATTCCGGATTCACCATCTTTTATATGGGAATCAATCTCGGAGGATTTTTAGGACCTTTGTTCTGCGGTTATTTCAGCGAATCCTTCGGCTGGGGATACGGATTCGGAGTCGCCGCTTTCGGAGTATTCTTCGGAATTCTGATTTTCTTATTCGGCAGAAAGAGATTCGACGAAAAGGTTTTCGAAGCCGGTAAAAAAAATCATCTTAACGAAAGCCATAGACGCGCTCCTCTTACCGTGGAAGAGAAACAAAGAATCGCGGTCATTCTCATCTTTACCGCGTTCGCCATTATCTTCTGGGCAGTGTTCGAACAGATCGGTTCTTCGATGAATCTTTTTATCGATCGCCATGTGGACCGCAACTGGTTCGGATACGACATCCCCACGCCGTTCTTTCAATCCTTAAATCCTTTGTTGATTTTGGTTTTAGCCCCGATCATCGCCTCGTTCTGGACCGCTCTGGGAAAACGAAATTGGAAACCGGACACTTCCACCCGATTCGCATACGGATTTTTTATACTCGGACTCGGGTTTCTGATTTTAACGTTAGTCACCTTGGACTTCCGTTTGGGTCATAAGATTTCCGCGATTTGGCTCTTTTTGATGGTTGTTTGTATCACCGCGGGGGAATTGTTCACTTCTCCAGGAGGGTTGTCCCTTGTGACGAAACTCGCACCGAATCACCTCGGCGGTTTTATGATGGGGGTTTGGTTTCTTTCCAGCTTTTTCGGAAACATTCTCGCGGGAGAACTCGCGGGTTTGATGAGAACGGACAGTTTCCCGAAATTCTTCGGTATGTTCGCTTGCCTGGCTTTTTCGGGAGGAATCGTTCTGTTTCTTGCTCGAAAAAAATTCCAGGTATGGATGCACGGCGGAGACCGCTGA
- a CDS encoding TolC family protein codes for MGSRLLYTIFIYLFTVSAVFAEEKSVEEILTLIAEEHPEAKSLGHLTHSHKSHTDASGILPDPKIGIAYRNYPTRNGYALNDRPLDTPTMTGVEFSVSQELPFPGKLGSEQRISKFMEKEAGYTYLSGINRLLSDLLSKLNRYQRSKNKMELNRRVLELLSAQKNVVQGYYSSGSVSLADAFKPTIAKTEALERETEYSTNIKDLNSQLEYFLIEDKLSKNDLSSLDVDSYFRENESRILAIHSSIESLSGENPDYKAFVTEEKRFKETAKLEKLTRLPQTEVFFSYMNRRSKTFVLDRGPLDYKLQDSTEYRGDLFSFGVTMKIPFWSAFKWESITGQYEKQAEAGKESAVKARKQIASELKRNLELIYGLQKQIDVLQNQLIPELEKTVRANTHLYIPGKTKLQDVLTAQVEVVNAKIRREDLLERKNESILNILRLLSRLQPEKEIGPHSNHSGETL; via the coding sequence ATGGGTTCTCGATTACTTTATACAATTTTCATATACTTATTTACCGTTTCAGCCGTCTTTGCGGAAGAAAAGAGCGTGGAAGAAATTCTGACTTTGATCGCGGAAGAACATCCCGAAGCGAAATCGCTCGGACATCTTACGCATTCGCACAAATCTCATACCGATGCTTCCGGAATTTTACCCGATCCGAAAATCGGGATTGCCTATCGTAACTATCCTACCCGCAACGGATACGCGTTAAACGACCGCCCCTTGGATACGCCTACGATGACCGGGGTGGAGTTTTCCGTTTCACAGGAGCTTCCGTTTCCGGGTAAACTAGGAAGCGAGCAAAGAATTTCCAAGTTTATGGAGAAGGAGGCGGGTTATACGTATCTTTCCGGAATCAACCGTCTTTTAAGCGATCTTCTTTCCAAACTCAATCGATATCAACGATCCAAGAATAAGATGGAGTTGAACCGCAGAGTTCTCGAATTGCTTTCGGCTCAAAAAAACGTGGTTCAAGGGTATTATTCCTCCGGAAGCGTTTCCTTGGCGGACGCGTTCAAGCCTACGATCGCAAAAACGGAGGCGTTGGAAAGGGAAACGGAATATTCCACAAATATAAAAGACTTAAACTCTCAACTGGAATACTTCCTGATCGAGGATAAACTTTCCAAAAACGATCTCTCATCCTTGGATGTGGATTCCTACTTTAGAGAAAACGAATCCAGAATCTTAGCCATCCATTCCTCCATCGAATCTTTGAGCGGGGAAAATCCCGATTACAAGGCGTTTGTCACCGAAGAGAAACGTTTTAAGGAAACCGCAAAATTAGAAAAGCTAACACGTCTTCCTCAAACAGAAGTTTTCTTTTCTTACATGAATCGAAGATCGAAAACTTTCGTTTTAGACCGCGGACCGCTCGATTACAAACTACAGGATTCGACGGAATACCGAGGGGACCTTTTCAGTTTCGGGGTTACGATGAAGATTCCTTTTTGGTCCGCGTTCAAATGGGAAAGCATCACGGGCCAGTATGAAAAACAAGCGGAAGCGGGAAAAGAATCCGCCGTAAAAGCGAGAAAGCAGATCGCTTCCGAACTCAAGAGAAATTTGGAACTCATCTACGGTTTGCAAAAACAAATCGATGTCCTCCAAAACCAGCTCATCCCCGAATTGGAGAAAACGGTGCGGGCCAATACGCATCTCTACATTCCGGGAAAAACGAAATTGCAGGATGTCTTGACCGCGCAGGTGGAAGTGGTCAACGCAAAGATCCGCCGGGAAGATCTATTGGAAAGAAAAAACGAATCGATCCTCAACATTCTCCGTTTGTTGAGTAGGCTCCAACCTGAAAAAGAAATCGGTCCGCATTCGAATCATTCGGGAGAAACATTATGA
- a CDS encoding flagellin — MIINHNISALRTNNVLKSVNKELDKTMEKLSTGLRINRAGDDALGFAMSEKMRTQIRGLAQAERNVMDGVSFIQVTEGTLEQVNNILQRLRELSIQTSNGIYSNEDRKLVQLEVDQLIEEVDRIGKSAEFNHIKPLSGDHSKQSNKPIQLQVGPNQNEKLDIFIDSMNATGLQLVANGKKQALSSPASANAMIGILDTAISKVNQQRADLGAYYNRLEITSQGLQSSYVNMVAAESRVRDADMAEQIVDYTRNQILTKSGSAMLAQANMRPDQVVKLLSDRFG; from the coding sequence ATGATTATCAATCACAACATTAGCGCGCTCAGGACGAACAACGTACTGAAGAGTGTGAACAAGGAATTGGACAAGACCATGGAAAAACTTTCCACGGGTCTGCGGATCAATCGCGCCGGGGACGACGCGCTCGGGTTCGCGATGTCCGAAAAGATGCGGACCCAGATCCGCGGTCTTGCTCAAGCGGAGCGTAACGTGATGGATGGAGTTTCCTTCATCCAGGTTACGGAAGGAACGCTCGAGCAGGTGAACAATATCCTCCAAAGGCTCAGAGAACTTTCGATTCAGACTTCGAACGGAATCTATTCGAACGAAGATCGCAAGTTGGTTCAGCTCGAAGTGGATCAGCTCATTGAGGAAGTGGATCGAATCGGTAAATCCGCCGAGTTCAACCATATCAAGCCTCTTTCCGGCGATCATTCTAAACAATCCAACAAACCGATTCAACTCCAAGTGGGTCCGAATCAGAACGAGAAGCTCGATATCTTCATCGATTCCATGAACGCGACCGGTCTTCAGTTGGTTGCCAACGGAAAAAAACAAGCCCTCTCCTCCCCCGCAAGCGCGAACGCGATGATCGGGATTTTGGATACGGCGATTTCCAAGGTGAATCAGCAAAGAGCCGATCTCGGAGCGTATTACAATCGTCTGGAAATCACTTCTCAGGGATTGCAATCCAGCTACGTGAATATGGTCGCCGCCGAAAGCCGTGTGAGGGACGCGGATATGGCGGAACAGATCGTGGATTACACCAGAAATCAGATTCTCACAAAGAGCGGTTCCGCGATGCTCGCACAGGCGAACATGAGACCCGATCAAGTGGTGAAATTGTTAAGCGACCGATTCGGCTGA
- a CDS encoding efflux RND transporter permease subunit: MIQNIIRFSVYNKFLIILLTLGAIAASIVSLRNIPLDAIPDLSDTQVIVYSRWDRSPDILEDQVTYPIITSLLGAPKIKAVRGFSDFGFSYVYVIFQDGTDIYWARSRVLEYLSRIQSNLPAGVKTELGPDASSVGWVYQYALTDTSGNSSLADLRTYQDFKLKYLLNAVPGVSEVASLGGFRKQYQITIQPNALRSYNIDFDTLVQRIRASNQETGGRLLEISGAEYMVRGRGYLSSLEDLENISLGTDLNGTPILLKNVATVQFGPDIRRGIADLNGEGDVVAGTIVMRHGENALNVIDRLKTKLETIRKNLPDGAELIPTYDRSELIQNAISTLKWKLIEEMLIVSAVILLFLWHFPSAIIPILTIPISVLLTFIPMFLLDINANLMSLSGMAISIGVLVDGAIVEVENAYKKLEEWEAGGRKGDYHQVRLDALLEVGPSVFFSLLVIAVAFFPVFALVDQEGRLFKPLAYSKNIAMAVAALLAITLDPAFRMLFTRMDPFTFKSAFLSKIATNLFVGKYYPEEKHPVSKILFRLYGPACRWVLHHPKQTISSAIVLVILTIPVYWSLGSEFMPPLDEESLLYMPTTLPGIGVAEAEKLMVSMDQKLKSIPEVKRVFGKSGRSETATDSAPFSMMETVILLKPKEEWRKADRFYSRWPRIFQLPFLPFSQERITKEELIQILNREMQYPGVTNAWTMPIKARIDMLSTGMRTPVGIKILGSSLEEIERIGVEIESLLKTLPDTRSAFAERTAGGYYLDIELKRPNLARYNISVDSAQQIVVSAIGGESITQTIEGRERFSVNLRYPRELRDSADTIRSILVPTATFGHIPLAEIADVRLKTGPSMIRDENGFLAGYVYVDPATSDIGGYVDHAKKLLQEKIKIPSGYSIEWSGQYENMIRVRERMKYVLPITILIIFLLLYANTKSYAKTWIVLLAVPFSLVGAVGLLSILDYHVSVAVWVGMIALMGLDAETGVFMLLYLDLSYADAEKKGRLRNQEEWIEAVFHGAVHRVRPKIMTVLAAMMGLLPILWSNSTGSDVMKRIAAPMVGGLATSFILELLVYPPVYLLWKQGNLNLRNLFAFRNIQKEESIFTAPPPQHKRGKK; the protein is encoded by the coding sequence ATGATCCAGAATATCATTCGCTTTTCCGTATATAATAAATTTTTAATCATTCTTTTGACCTTAGGAGCGATCGCCGCGTCGATCGTGTCCCTGCGGAACATTCCTTTGGACGCGATACCCGATCTTTCGGATACGCAAGTGATCGTGTATTCCAGATGGGATCGAAGCCCCGACATCCTGGAGGATCAGGTTACGTATCCGATCATTACTTCTTTGTTGGGCGCGCCTAAGATCAAAGCGGTTCGCGGCTTTTCGGATTTCGGATTCTCGTACGTGTACGTCATCTTTCAGGACGGGACCGATATATACTGGGCTCGTTCGAGAGTTCTCGAATATCTTTCCCGAATTCAATCCAATCTTCCCGCAGGAGTAAAAACCGAGCTGGGTCCGGACGCGAGTTCGGTGGGCTGGGTTTACCAATACGCTTTGACCGATACGAGCGGAAATTCTTCCCTTGCCGATCTGAGAACGTATCAGGATTTTAAACTCAAATATCTTTTGAACGCCGTCCCCGGCGTTTCCGAAGTGGCTTCGTTAGGCGGTTTTAGAAAGCAGTATCAGATCACCATCCAACCGAACGCATTAAGATCCTATAATATAGATTTCGATACGTTGGTCCAGAGGATTCGCGCGAGCAATCAGGAGACCGGTGGAAGGCTTCTCGAAATATCGGGGGCGGAATACATGGTTCGGGGAAGAGGATATCTTTCTTCTTTGGAAGACCTCGAAAATATCTCTCTCGGAACCGACTTAAACGGAACACCGATCCTTTTGAAGAACGTCGCGACCGTCCAATTCGGCCCGGACATACGGAGGGGAATCGCCGATCTAAACGGGGAAGGGGACGTGGTCGCCGGAACGATTGTTATGCGACATGGGGAAAACGCGCTCAACGTGATCGATCGTCTCAAGACGAAACTTGAAACGATCCGAAAGAATCTACCCGATGGAGCCGAACTCATCCCGACGTACGATCGATCGGAGTTGATCCAGAACGCAATATCGACGCTCAAATGGAAATTGATCGAAGAGATGCTCATCGTCTCCGCCGTGATCCTTTTGTTTTTATGGCATTTCCCGTCGGCGATCATTCCGATTTTGACGATCCCCATCAGCGTTCTCCTTACTTTTATCCCGATGTTTCTTTTGGATATCAACGCGAACCTCATGTCCTTGTCGGGAATGGCGATCTCGATCGGAGTTCTCGTAGATGGAGCCATCGTTGAGGTGGAGAACGCGTATAAAAAACTGGAGGAGTGGGAAGCGGGAGGAAGAAAAGGGGATTACCATCAAGTTCGATTGGACGCCCTTCTGGAAGTCGGACCTTCCGTATTCTTTTCGCTGCTCGTCATCGCGGTCGCATTCTTTCCCGTATTCGCCTTAGTCGATCAGGAAGGAAGATTGTTCAAACCTTTGGCCTATTCCAAAAACATCGCCATGGCCGTGGCCGCGCTTCTTGCGATCACGCTCGACCCGGCGTTTCGGATGTTGTTCACGAGAATGGATCCGTTCACTTTCAAAAGCGCATTTCTTTCTAAGATTGCGACAAACCTTTTCGTAGGAAAGTATTACCCCGAAGAAAAACATCCGGTCAGTAAGATTTTGTTTCGACTCTACGGACCTGCGTGTCGCTGGGTCTTGCATCATCCCAAACAAACGATATCCTCCGCGATTGTTCTCGTGATCTTAACGATCCCCGTGTATTGGAGTTTGGGCAGCGAGTTTATGCCCCCGCTCGACGAAGAAAGCCTTTTGTATATGCCTACCACGTTACCCGGAATCGGAGTGGCCGAAGCGGAAAAATTGATGGTTTCCATGGATCAGAAATTGAAATCGATTCCCGAGGTCAAACGCGTATTCGGAAAATCCGGCAGATCGGAAACGGCAACGGATTCTGCGCCGTTCTCTATGATGGAAACGGTCATTCTTTTAAAACCCAAAGAAGAATGGAGAAAGGCGGATCGATTCTATTCCCGTTGGCCGAGAATCTTTCAACTTCCGTTTTTACCGTTCAGTCAAGAAAGAATCACCAAGGAAGAATTGATCCAAATTCTCAACCGGGAAATGCAATATCCCGGCGTGACGAACGCCTGGACCATGCCGATCAAAGCTCGAATCGACATGCTCAGCACGGGAATGAGAACGCCGGTGGGAATCAAGATTCTCGGTTCGTCCTTGGAGGAAATCGAACGGATCGGAGTGGAAATCGAAAGTCTTTTAAAAACGCTTCCAGACACAAGGAGCGCCTTTGCGGAAAGAACCGCGGGGGGATACTATCTCGACATAGAATTAAAAAGACCTAATTTAGCGAGATATAATATTTCCGTGGATTCCGCGCAGCAAATCGTAGTCTCCGCCATCGGAGGAGAATCGATCACGCAGACGATCGAAGGACGGGAACGTTTTTCGGTGAACCTTCGTTATCCGCGGGAACTTCGCGATTCCGCGGACACGATCCGTTCCATTCTCGTTCCGACCGCCACTTTCGGACATATTCCTCTTGCGGAAATAGCGGACGTTCGACTCAAAACGGGACCTTCCATGATCCGGGATGAAAACGGATTTTTAGCGGGTTATGTTTACGTCGACCCGGCGACGAGCGACATCGGAGGGTACGTCGATCACGCCAAAAAACTTTTACAGGAAAAGATTAAAATCCCGAGCGGGTATTCCATCGAATGGAGCGGCCAATACGAGAACATGATCCGGGTTCGGGAAAGAATGAAGTATGTTCTGCCGATCACGATCCTAATCATCTTCTTACTGTTATATGCAAACACCAAGTCCTACGCGAAGACTTGGATCGTATTGCTCGCGGTTCCATTTTCTCTCGTGGGAGCGGTGGGACTTCTCTCCATTTTGGACTATCACGTTTCCGTTGCGGTTTGGGTGGGAATGATCGCGCTCATGGGACTCGACGCGGAAACCGGGGTCTTTATGCTTTTGTATCTCGACTTATCCTATGCCGACGCCGAAAAGAAAGGCCGTCTCCGCAATCAGGAAGAATGGATCGAAGCGGTTTTTCACGGAGCGGTTCATCGTGTCCGTCCGAAAATCATGACCGTACTTGCGGCCATGATGGGATTGCTGCCGATTCTTTGGTCGAACAGCACCGGTTCCGACGTGATGAAACGGATCGCCGCTCCGATGGTGGGAGGGCTTGCCACGAGTTTTATTTTGGAACTTCTCGTGTATCCGCCCGTATACCTGCTTTGGAAACAGGGGAACTTGAATCTGAGGAATTTATTCGCCTTCCGGAATATTCAAAAAGAAGAATCAATTTTTACCGCTCCGCCACCGCAGCATAAACGGGGAAAAAAATGA
- a CDS encoding C40 family peptidase, whose protein sequence is MFRISKILLILFWIPVSLFADPFSDLLKEDFEAGQTLLIRNSVFQKLGGKSKDPKVIEITKNTIPWAIMEGLAPDTIADLIVNQYYVSLSGMRFTEAEDAIPILSKQKLSDKDFVLVSLFVKETDKAGIREEIRNVFLSTALKSRWDGFSILAGGRALIAGKYAGIPENRLASRVLSLLPSKGASSPFEKTDSAFRQAIFFNPTNDRYTLASDLLSQLKSLHEGTKSRSLDSWTATIATARTLDSGLDSAGELVIGDRPKFGFEENIPEPPLVPEVEPDAPVSPGKSDWETLRSSYLLSVVKEWVGTPYYWGGTSKKGVDCSGFTFSSLTDKRVGVPAKIVPRLGRDQAKSGSSVSHNNLRAGDLIFFSASPNQSKITHVGLVISDKEFAHASSTRGVVIDKISMKWWIDRYVTSRRVFKKVES, encoded by the coding sequence ATGTTTCGAATTTCCAAGATTCTTTTGATTCTTTTCTGGATTCCCGTTTCCTTGTTCGCCGATCCGTTTTCCGATCTGCTCAAAGAGGACTTCGAAGCGGGTCAGACCTTGCTCATCCGCAACTCCGTCTTTCAAAAATTAGGCGGTAAATCCAAAGATCCGAAAGTGATCGAAATCACGAAAAACACGATTCCCTGGGCGATCATGGAAGGACTCGCACCAGATACGATCGCGGATCTGATCGTAAACCAATACTATGTTTCCCTTTCCGGAATGCGTTTTACCGAAGCGGAAGACGCGATCCCGATTCTTTCCAAACAAAAACTTTCCGATAAGGATTTCGTTTTGGTTTCCTTGTTCGTAAAGGAAACGGACAAGGCCGGAATTCGGGAAGAAATCCGAAACGTTTTCTTATCGACCGCTCTCAAATCCCGTTGGGACGGCTTTTCGATTTTGGCCGGAGGACGCGCACTCATTGCGGGAAAATACGCGGGCATTCCCGAGAACAGACTGGCTTCCCGTGTGTTGAGTCTGCTTCCGAGCAAGGGAGCGAGTTCTCCCTTTGAAAAAACGGACTCGGCTTTTCGCCAAGCGATCTTTTTCAATCCGACAAACGACCGTTATACGCTCGCCTCCGATCTTTTATCCCAATTGAAATCCTTACACGAAGGAACCAAAAGCAGATCCTTGGATTCTTGGACGGCGACGATCGCAACGGCAAGAACCTTGGACAGCGGCCTCGATTCCGCCGGAGAATTGGTCATCGGAGACAGACCGAAGTTCGGATTCGAGGAGAATATCCCGGAACCTCCCTTGGTCCCCGAAGTCGAACCGGACGCTCCCGTTTCACCGGGGAAATCCGACTGGGAAACATTACGTTCTTCTTATCTACTTTCCGTCGTTAAGGAATGGGTAGGAACTCCTTATTACTGGGGAGGAACTTCCAAAAAAGGAGTGGACTGTTCCGGATTTACGTTCAGTTCTCTAACCGACAAACGAGTGGGAGTCCCCGCAAAAATCGTTCCTCGTCTCGGAAGAGATCAGGCCAAATCGGGAAGTAGCGTTTCGCATAACAATTTAAGAGCGGGGGATCTGATCTTCTTTTCCGCTTCTCCGAATCAAAGCAAGATCACGCACGTGGGTCTTGTCATCAGCGACAAGGAATTCGCACACGCTTCTTCCACGAGAGGAGTGGTCATCGATAAGATTTCGATGAAGTGGTGGATCGACCGTTATGTAACGTCGCGAAGAGTGTTTAAAAAAGTGGAATCTTGA
- a CDS encoding cob(I)yrinic acid a,c-diamide adenosyltransferase: MKIYTKKGDFGQTSLATGAKVPKSDRRVELYGTADELNSTIGVVKSFLPSGSELHSPLETIQNLLFELGSELAGFRPKEESCILETDITFLETAIDRMQEKLEPLKKFILPGGTKASSFLHISRTVARRLEREMVRFKEEGLEILSPPLIFMNRLSDYFFVAARFANLEEKIQEPIWTSRAKG, encoded by the coding sequence ATGAAAATCTATACTAAAAAGGGAGATTTCGGTCAAACCTCCCTTGCCACCGGAGCCAAGGTTCCCAAATCCGATCGAAGAGTCGAACTCTACGGAACCGCAGATGAACTCAATTCAACGATCGGGGTCGTAAAATCCTTTTTGCCTTCCGGTTCCGAACTCCATTCTCCGCTGGAAACGATCCAGAACCTACTTTTTGAACTCGGCTCGGAACTAGCTGGGTTTCGACCCAAGGAAGAATCCTGCATCTTAGAAACCGATATTACGTTTTTGGAAACTGCAATCGATCGGATGCAGGAAAAACTGGAACCTCTGAAAAAATTCATTCTTCCCGGTGGAACCAAGGCTTCTTCTTTTTTACATATCTCGAGAACGGTTGCAAGAAGATTGGAACGGGAAATGGTCCGCTTTAAGGAAGAAGGTCTTGAAATTCTTTCCCCGCCCTTGATTTTTATGAACCGGCTTTCGGATTATTTTTTTGTGGCCGCGCGTTTTGCGAACTTGGAAGAAAAAATTCAGGAACCGATATGGACGTCGAGAGCAAAGGGATAA